A region of uncultured Desulfobacter sp. DNA encodes the following proteins:
- a CDS encoding DUF444 family protein: MITLDELLERDRQREEDGFKRKIRIGRIVKPGTAGKDKIIVVPSTVEEKFVHDEPSVDPQTGEGEPSSGTGEGEEGDVIGEQPVRPEQGEGEGEGQGAGEGDGEGQGGEHEFESSAYELGKVLSQDFQLPNLQDKGKRRALSRYTYDLTDKHRGMGQILDKKATLKQIVQTNIALGRIPDINDIDPGRFIISPRDLVYRILSKEKEYESQALVFFLRDYSGSMGGKVTEAVVSQHVMLYSWLLYQYEKQVETRFILHDTQAREVEDFYKYHSYKVAGGTKVYTAFELVNKIVEKESLDRDYNIYVFHGTDGDDWDKDGVKTLEEIEKMMRYAARIGISIVEHSYVGTAQTEVEKYLKNSGILEKHKTHIKLDVMKEDVDDSRIIQGIKNLIS; the protein is encoded by the coding sequence ATGATAACCCTTGATGAATTATTGGAACGGGACCGGCAAAGGGAAGAGGACGGATTCAAACGAAAAATCCGCATTGGTCGAATTGTTAAACCAGGTACCGCAGGCAAGGACAAAATTATTGTGGTGCCCTCCACAGTGGAGGAGAAGTTTGTCCACGATGAACCCTCCGTTGACCCCCAAACCGGGGAAGGAGAACCTTCCAGTGGTACCGGAGAGGGAGAAGAGGGAGATGTCATCGGCGAACAGCCTGTGCGTCCCGAGCAGGGAGAGGGCGAAGGGGAAGGCCAGGGGGCCGGCGAAGGAGACGGTGAAGGCCAGGGGGGTGAACACGAATTCGAATCCAGTGCCTATGAACTGGGCAAGGTACTTTCCCAGGACTTCCAGCTACCCAACCTCCAGGACAAAGGCAAAAGGCGGGCTTTATCCCGCTATACCTATGACCTGACAGACAAACACCGGGGCATGGGGCAGATTCTGGATAAAAAAGCCACGTTGAAGCAGATTGTCCAGACCAATATTGCTCTTGGCAGGATTCCTGATATCAACGACATAGATCCGGGACGGTTTATTATCTCTCCCAGAGACCTTGTTTACAGAATTTTGTCCAAGGAAAAGGAATATGAATCCCAGGCCCTGGTTTTTTTCCTAAGAGATTATTCCGGTTCAATGGGCGGCAAGGTGACCGAAGCAGTGGTGTCCCAGCACGTGATGCTCTATTCGTGGCTGTTGTATCAATACGAAAAACAGGTGGAAACCCGTTTTATTCTCCATGATACCCAGGCAAGGGAGGTGGAGGATTTTTATAAATACCACTCCTATAAAGTAGCCGGCGGGACCAAGGTGTATACCGCTTTTGAACTGGTGAACAAGATCGTGGAGAAGGAGAGTCTGGACAGGGACTACAATATTTATGTTTTCCACGGCACAGATGGAGATGACTGGGACAAAGACGGGGTCAAAACCCTTGAAGAAATAGAAAAAATGATGCGTTATGCCGCCCGCATAGGAATCTCCATTGTAGAGCATTCCTATGTGGGGACAGCGCAGACTGAAGTTGAAAAATACCTTAAAAATTCAGGAATACTTGAAAAGCATAAAACCCATATCAAACTGGATGTCATGAAAGAGGATGTGGACGATTCCAGAATTATTCAGGGGATTAAAAATCTGATATCCTGA
- a CDS encoding SpoVR family protein, whose amino-acid sequence MELVSQHVKKIMEECKVRARDEGLKFDDETLEYIVTNRDMIELSPKIMIPTLYDYWVHDVRVLSGKGMYEAYPSNPYETVINTRPAISYYNDNNPDWLNVMIFYHVLAHIDFFQNNLFFINTWDVDLTGQALADKRLVAQLRSEKGRRWVDYVIEFSRGMDNLVGYYKILDSTLRTRNQPVERLSRHDYYFDVFLQKIKQVSHNTYLKEIERFNQCKDNIAQFFEPVLSQYPEFEQMYKKMRTDKEKPVWDIMEYIIRNSPFLRAQENQWMKSVIHIVRSTSMYFQPQIRTKIMNEGWASYWHEYLFMKDKRICGHETDFAKVNAMVTALPKVGLNPYALGLRLFEHIEDMQNRGCYSFEYFCLKDEKNRQHFDKGEKNGHDFIFKVRENMNDFTFINRFVDQEFLDRYKLFVTGKRFNRERMSWQYYIKSKKVDDYKNMVINTLYHPPMIQVNKEKSKDGLLYLVHEFEGKPLKKDYIENTMIGIEFLWGGPVYLETSEPDGTEPAPLPYISFRDPSPTGSGTAAKPEKIKWKRVCYIMDKRKLNKREVA is encoded by the coding sequence ATGGAACTTGTCAGTCAGCATGTTAAAAAAATCATGGAAGAGTGCAAGGTCAGAGCCAGGGATGAAGGGCTCAAGTTTGATGATGAGACTCTTGAATATATCGTCACCAACCGGGACATGATCGAGCTTTCCCCCAAGATTATGATCCCCACCCTTTATGATTACTGGGTTCATGATGTAAGGGTTTTATCCGGCAAAGGCATGTACGAAGCCTATCCTTCCAATCCTTATGAAACCGTTATCAACACTCGCCCGGCCATTTCCTACTATAACGATAATAATCCGGACTGGCTTAATGTCATGATTTTTTATCATGTGCTGGCCCATATTGATTTTTTTCAGAACAATCTATTTTTTATAAATACCTGGGATGTTGATCTTACCGGTCAGGCCCTGGCAGATAAACGTTTGGTTGCCCAGCTCAGAAGCGAAAAGGGACGGCGGTGGGTGGACTATGTCATTGAGTTCTCCCGGGGAATGGACAACCTGGTGGGCTACTACAAAATTTTGGACAGTACGTTGAGAACCCGGAATCAGCCCGTTGAAAGGCTATCCCGGCACGATTACTATTTTGATGTTTTTCTGCAGAAAATAAAACAGGTGTCCCATAACACGTACCTAAAAGAGATTGAACGCTTCAATCAGTGTAAAGATAATATAGCTCAATTTTTTGAACCTGTTCTTTCCCAGTACCCGGAGTTTGAGCAGATGTATAAAAAAATGCGGACGGACAAGGAAAAGCCTGTTTGGGACATCATGGAGTATATTATCCGCAACTCCCCGTTTTTGCGTGCCCAGGAAAACCAGTGGATGAAGTCCGTGATACATATTGTCCGCAGCACCTCAATGTATTTTCAGCCCCAGATTCGTACAAAGATTATGAATGAAGGCTGGGCCAGCTACTGGCACGAATATCTGTTCATGAAGGATAAACGTATCTGCGGGCATGAAACGGATTTCGCAAAGGTCAATGCCATGGTCACCGCACTGCCCAAAGTGGGGCTCAACCCCTATGCCCTGGGCCTGCGCCTGTTTGAACATATAGAAGATATGCAGAACAGGGGATGCTACTCCTTTGAGTATTTCTGCCTCAAAGATGAGAAAAACAGGCAGCACTTTGATAAAGGAGAGAAAAACGGTCATGATTTTATCTTCAAAGTCAGGGAGAATATGAATGACTTCACTTTTATCAACAGGTTTGTGGACCAGGAGTTTTTAGACCGTTACAAACTGTTCGTGACAGGCAAACGATTCAACAGGGAACGTATGAGCTGGCAATACTATATTAAATCCAAAAAAGTTGACGATTATAAAAATATGGTCATCAATACCCTGTATCATCCACCGATGATACAGGTGAATAAAGAAAAATCCAAAGACGGTTTGCTTTATCTTGTCCATGAATTTGAGGGCAAGCCCCTTAAAAAGGATTACATTGAAAACACCATGATCGGTATTGAGTTTTTATGGGGCGGGCCTGTTTATCTTGAAACCAGCGAACCAGATGGGACGGAACCGGCACCCCTACCTTACATCAGTTTTCGGGATCCATCTCCAACAGGTTCCGGAACAGCTGCGAAACCTGAAAAAATTAAGTGGAAAAGGGTGTGTTACATAATGGATAAACGGAAACTGAACAAACGGGAGGTGGCATGA